One Romboutsia sp. 13368 genomic window carries:
- a CDS encoding type Z 30S ribosomal protein S14: protein MARKAMVVKQQRKQKYATREYTRCTICGRPHSVLRKFGICRICFRELAYKGQIPGVRKASW, encoded by the coding sequence GTGGCAAGAAAAGCGATGGTTGTAAAACAACAAAGAAAGCAAAAGTACGCTACTAGAGAATACACTAGATGTACTATATGTGGTAGACCACATTCGGTTTTAAGAAAATTCGGTATATGCCGTATATGCTTCAGAGAATTAGCTTATAAAGGTCAAATACCTGGTGTAAGAAAAGCAAGCTGGTAG
- the rpsH gene encoding 30S ribosomal protein S8, which translates to MTMTDPIADMLTRIRNANVVKHETVDVPASNMKKELSRILLEEGFIRGYDVIEDGKQGIIRIQLKYGQTGERVISGLKRISKPGMRVYAAKHEVPRVLNGLGISIISTSKGILTDKQARKENVGGEVICYVW; encoded by the coding sequence ATGACAATGACAGATCCAATAGCGGATATGCTAACTCGTATAAGAAATGCTAACGTTGTTAAGCATGAAACTGTTGATGTTCCAGCATCTAATATGAAGAAAGAATTATCTAGAATCTTATTAGAAGAAGGTTTCATCAGAGGTTACGATGTTATAGAAGATGGAAAGCAAGGAATAATAAGAATACAATTAAAGTACGGACAAACTGGCGAAAGAGTTATATCAGGACTTAAGAGAATATCTAAGCCTGGTATGAGAGTTTATGCTGCTAAGCATGAAGTGCCAAGAGTATTAAACGGATTAGGTATATCAATAATATCTACTTCAAAAGGGATATTAACTGATAAGCAAGCTAGAAAAGAAAATGTTGGTGGAGAAGTAATCTGCTACGTTTGGTAA
- the rplF gene encoding 50S ribosomal protein L6: MSRIGVKPITVPAGVEVTIAEGNLVTVKGPKGTLTKQFDAAMSIKQEENTITVERPTNNKQHRSLHGLTRTLLDNMVIGVTNGFEKKLELVGVGYRAQKQGKKLVMNLGFSHPVEMEDPEGLTVEVPNQTELVVKGIDKQLVGNYAAKIRDWRKPEPYKGKGIRYAGEVVRRKEGKTGKK, encoded by the coding sequence ATGTCAAGAATAGGAGTTAAACCAATAACTGTACCTGCAGGAGTTGAAGTTACTATAGCTGAAGGAAACTTAGTTACAGTAAAAGGACCAAAAGGTACATTAACTAAGCAATTTGATGCTGCTATGAGCATAAAGCAAGAAGAAAATACTATAACTGTTGAAAGACCTACAAACAACAAGCAACACAGATCTTTACACGGATTAACTAGAACTTTATTAGATAATATGGTTATAGGTGTTACTAACGGTTTCGAAAAGAAATTAGAGTTAGTTGGTGTTGGATACAGAGCTCAAAAACAAGGAAAGAAATTAGTTATGAACTTAGGATTCTCTCATCCAGTAGAAATGGAAGATCCAGAAGGATTAACAGTTGAAGTTCCTAACCAAACTGAGTTAGTAGTAAAAGGTATCGATAAGCAATTAGTAGGAAACTACGCTGCTAAGATAAGAGACTGGAGAAAGCCAGAGCCATACAAAGGTAAAGGTATAAGATACGCTGGTGAAGTTGTAAGACGTAAAGAAGGTAAAACTGGTAAGAAATAA
- the rplR gene encoding 50S ribosomal protein L18 encodes MLKKADKNANRLQRHKRVRRKITGTTQRPRLCVFRSSNNIYAQIIDDANRVTLTAASSLDAEVKGAVNHGGNKEAAKMVGAMIAKRAIEKGITEVVFDRGGYLYHGRVQVLAEAAREAGLKF; translated from the coding sequence ATGTTAAAGAAAGCTGATAAGAATGCTAACAGACTTCAAAGACACAAAAGAGTTAGAAGAAAGATAACTGGAACTACTCAAAGACCAAGATTATGTGTATTCAGAAGTTCTAACAATATATACGCTCAAATAATAGATGATGCTAATAGAGTTACTCTTACAGCTGCGTCTTCTTTAGATGCAGAAGTAAAAGGAGCTGTTAACCACGGTGGTAACAAAGAAGCAGCTAAAATGGTCGGAGCAATGATCGCTAAGAGAGCTATAGAAAAAGGAATCACTGAAGTTGTATTTGACAGAGGTGGATACTTATATCACGGTAGAGTTCAAGTTTTAGCAGAAGCTGCTAGAGAAGCTGGACTTAAGTTCTAA
- the rpsE gene encoding 30S ribosomal protein S5 has product MLRRKPIDARQLDLKEKVVEVRRVTKVVKGGRNFRFAALVVVGDENGHVGVGTGKAMEVPDAIKKAVEDAKKNLIHVPMVGTTIPHEVNGHFGAGKILIMPAKQGTGVIAGGPARAVLELAGLTDVRAKSLGSNNPRNMVNATIEGLNSLKTVEEIAQLRGKKVEELLG; this is encoded by the coding sequence ATGTTACGTCGTAAGCCGATAGATGCAAGACAACTTGATTTAAAAGAAAAAGTTGTTGAAGTTAGACGTGTTACTAAAGTTGTAAAAGGTGGTAGAAACTTCAGATTTGCAGCATTAGTAGTAGTTGGAGATGAAAACGGACACGTTGGTGTTGGTACTGGTAAAGCAATGGAAGTACCAGACGCAATAAAGAAAGCTGTAGAAGATGCTAAGAAGAATCTTATACACGTACCAATGGTTGGTACAACAATACCTCACGAAGTTAACGGACACTTCGGTGCTGGTAAAATATTAATAATGCCTGCTAAGCAAGGTACAGGGGTTATAGCTGGTGGACCTGCTAGAGCCGTACTTGAGTTAGCTGGATTAACAGACGTTAGAGCTAAATCTTTAGGATCTAACAACCCAAGAAACATGGTAAATGCTACAATAGAAGGACTTAACTCTCTAAAGACAGTTGAAGAAATAGCTCAACTTAGAGGAAAAAAAGTTGAAGAACTTCTAGGGTAA
- the rpmD gene encoding 50S ribosomal protein L30, producing MAKLQIKLVRSTIGTTPNQRKNVEALGLRKREQVVVKEDNAQIRGMITKVKHLVEVTEIAE from the coding sequence ATGGCTAAATTACAAATAAAATTAGTTAGAAGTACAATAGGAACTACTCCTAACCAAAGAAAGAACGTTGAAGCGTTAGGATTAAGAAAAAGAGAACAAGTAGTTGTTAAAGAAGATAATGCCCAAATAAGAGGTATGATAACAAAAGTTAAGCATTTAGTTGAAGTAACTGAAATAGCTGAGTAA
- the rplO gene encoding 50S ribosomal protein L15, whose translation MKLHELKPAKGAVKAKRRLGRGTATGQGKTAGRGQKGQWSRSGGGVRVGFEGGQMPLARRLPKRGFSNPNKKVFTEVNVELLNRFENGTVVTAELLKSTGAIAKIEKDGVKILGEGNLERALTVQAAKFTASAQEKIEKAGGKAELV comes from the coding sequence ATGAAGTTACATGAGTTAAAACCTGCTAAAGGTGCAGTAAAAGCTAAGAGAAGATTAGGTAGAGGTACTGCGACTGGACAAGGTAAAACTGCAGGACGTGGACAAAAAGGACAATGGTCTCGTTCAGGTGGTGGAGTTAGAGTTGGATTCGAAGGTGGTCAGATGCCACTTGCTAGAAGACTTCCTAAGAGAGGTTTCTCTAACCCAAATAAGAAAGTATTCACAGAAGTTAATGTTGAATTATTAAACAGATTTGAAAATGGAACTGTAGTAACTGCAGAATTATTAAAATCTACAGGTGCTATAGCTAAAATAGAAAAAGACGGCGTTAAGATCTTAGGCGAAGGAAACTTAGAAAGAGCTTTAACAGTTCAAGCTGCTAAGTTTACTGCTTCAGCTCAAGAAAAAATAGAAAAAGCTGGAGGAAAAGCAGAATTAGTTTAA
- the secY gene encoding preprotein translocase subunit SecY, producing the protein MLSQLRQAWKLKDVRRKILYTLMMIIVFRIGAVIPVPGVDTSIIKGMVDSNGLLSLYNMFTGGAFSQFTLFALGIGPAITASIIIQLLTIGFESLEELQKSGEEGKKKINKYTKYIALALAFIQATAITLGIVKSALISTSAFFIITVILTLVSASMLLMWIGDKITEKGLGNGSSIIIFIGIVSGIPRDIISTVNLVQAGDVKIWAAALLVVVILITIAAVTYIQEATRKIPVQYAKRVVGRKMYGGQSSHIPMKVNQSGVIPVIFASSLLAFPQTIAMFMGADAQNFVQTYLSPAQAPGVWIYRTLEILLIVFFSYFYTTVSFNTEDIANNMKNNGGFIPGIRPGKPTIDYLNRILSRLTLAGALFLSVIVMISAIVMFFMKIQITLVGTSLLIVVGVALELKRQLESNLVMRTYQGFLK; encoded by the coding sequence GTGCTGTCACAATTAAGACAAGCTTGGAAGCTTAAAGATGTAAGAAGAAAAATATTATATACTTTGATGATGATTATAGTATTTAGGATAGGTGCAGTAATACCTGTTCCTGGAGTAGATACTAGTATTATAAAGGGAATGGTTGACTCAAATGGTCTTCTTTCCCTATATAATATGTTTACTGGAGGGGCATTTAGTCAATTCACACTATTTGCTTTAGGTATAGGTCCTGCAATAACAGCATCTATCATAATACAACTTCTAACTATAGGTTTTGAAAGTTTGGAAGAACTTCAAAAGTCTGGTGAAGAAGGTAAGAAAAAGATTAATAAATACACAAAATATATAGCACTAGCATTAGCGTTTATACAAGCAACAGCTATTACGCTAGGTATTGTTAAATCAGCGCTAATATCAACAAGTGCATTCTTTATAATTACAGTTATATTGACATTAGTATCAGCAAGTATGCTTTTAATGTGGATAGGAGATAAAATTACTGAAAAAGGATTAGGTAATGGAAGCTCGATTATAATATTTATAGGTATTGTTTCGGGAATACCAAGAGATATTATATCAACTGTAAATCTAGTACAAGCTGGAGATGTAAAGATATGGGCAGCAGCTCTGTTAGTAGTAGTAATACTTATAACAATAGCAGCAGTTACATATATACAAGAAGCTACTAGAAAAATACCAGTACAATATGCTAAGAGAGTGGTTGGAAGAAAAATGTATGGAGGACAAAGTTCTCATATACCAATGAAAGTTAACCAATCAGGGGTTATTCCGGTAATCTTTGCTAGTTCGCTTTTAGCTTTCCCACAAACTATAGCAATGTTCATGGGAGCAGATGCTCAAAACTTTGTTCAAACATATTTAAGCCCAGCACAAGCACCTGGAGTTTGGATATATAGAACACTTGAAATTCTGTTGATAGTATTCTTCTCTTATTTCTATACTACAGTATCATTTAATACTGAAGATATAGCAAATAACATGAAAAATAATGGTGGATTTATACCAGGTATAAGACCAGGAAAACCTACTATAGATTATTTAAATAGAATATTATCAAGATTAACTCTAGCTGGAGCTTTATTCTTATCAGTTATAGTTATGATATCAGCGATTGTTATGTTCTTCATGAAGATACAAATAACATTAGTTGGTACATCATTACTAATAGTTGTTGGAGTTGCCTTAGAGCTTAAGAGACAGTTAGAATCAAATTTAGTTATGAGAACCTACCAAGGATTCTTAAAATAA
- a CDS encoding adenylate kinase, producing the protein MRIILLGPPGAGKGTQAAGIVDKYEIPHISTGDIFRKNIKEGTDLGKKAKEYMDQGLLVPDELTVGLVTDRITQDDCKNGFMLDGFPRNVSQAQHLDAFLKEANIALDKVVNIEVDKAILVGRAVGRRICKSCGATYHVEFNAPKEAGVCNVCQGELYQRADDNEETVSKRIQVYLDETKPLVDYYSSQGIIANINGQQSIEKVFEDIVTALGSDK; encoded by the coding sequence ATGAGAATAATATTACTTGGACCTCCTGGTGCCGGTAAAGGTACACAAGCAGCTGGTATTGTAGACAAATACGAAATACCTCATATATCAACAGGAGATATATTCAGAAAGAATATAAAAGAAGGAACAGATCTTGGTAAGAAAGCTAAAGAATACATGGATCAAGGATTATTAGTTCCAGATGAGTTAACTGTAGGTTTAGTTACAGACAGAATAACTCAAGATGACTGTAAGAATGGATTTATGTTAGATGGATTCCCAAGAAATGTATCTCAAGCTCAACATTTAGATGCGTTCTTAAAAGAAGCTAATATAGCTTTAGACAAGGTAGTTAATATCGAAGTTGATAAAGCGATATTAGTTGGAAGAGCTGTAGGAAGAAGAATATGTAAATCTTGCGGTGCTACGTATCATGTTGAATTTAATGCTCCTAAAGAAGCTGGTGTATGTAATGTATGCCAAGGAGAATTATACCAAAGAGCAGATGATAATGAAGAGACTGTATCAAAAAGAATACAAGTTTACTTAGATGAAACAAAACCATTAGTAGACTATTATAGTTCTCAAGGTATAATAGCTAACATAAATGGTCAACAATCTATAGAGAAAGTATTTGAGGACATAGTTACTGCTCTAGGAAGTGATAAATAA
- the map gene encoding type I methionyl aminopeptidase, translating to MIIIKSQKEIEIMREAGKIVAETHEILKSAIVPGISTLELDKIAEENIRKYNAIPSFKGYGGFPGSICASINEEVVHGIPSKKILKEGDIVSLDVGAYYKGYHSDSAKTHGVGIISEEDRKLIEVTKQSFYEGIKFAKLGYRLSDISHAIQAHVEKHGFSVVRDLVGHGVGVDLHEDPQIPNYGPAGKGPKLQEGMVLAIEPMINAGRYHVKTLADGWTIVTIDGKKSAHYEHTIAITKDEPIILSSL from the coding sequence ATGATTATTATAAAATCACAAAAAGAAATTGAAATCATGAGGGAAGCAGGTAAAATAGTTGCTGAAACTCATGAGATATTAAAGTCAGCTATAGTTCCGGGTATATCTACTTTAGAGTTAGATAAAATAGCTGAAGAGAATATAAGAAAATACAATGCTATACCATCTTTTAAAGGATACGGTGGTTTTCCAGGTTCTATATGTGCTTCTATAAATGAAGAAGTAGTACATGGGATACCTAGTAAAAAGATTTTAAAAGAGGGTGACATTGTAAGTTTAGATGTAGGAGCCTATTATAAAGGATATCATTCAGACTCTGCGAAGACTCACGGAGTAGGTATAATATCTGAAGAAGATAGGAAATTAATAGAAGTAACAAAACAAAGCTTCTATGAAGGCATAAAATTTGCTAAACTAGGATATAGATTATCTGATATCTCACACGCAATACAAGCACACGTTGAGAAACATGGTTTCTCAGTTGTTAGAGATTTAGTAGGGCACGGAGTGGGAGTTGATCTTCACGAAGACCCTCAAATACCTAACTATGGCCCAGCTGGAAAAGGACCAAAACTTCAAGAAGGTATGGTTTTAGCTATAGAACCTATGATAAACGCTGGTCGTTATCACGTTAAAACTTTAGCTGACGGTTGGACTATTGTCACTATAGATGGCAAAAAATCAGCTCATTACGAGCACACGATAGCAATAACAAAAGATGAACCTATTATATTATCAAGTCTATAG
- the infA gene encoding translation initiation factor IF-1, which translates to MAKKDVIELEGTVVEALPNAMFKVKLENGHEILCHISGKLRMNFIRILEGDKVNVELSPYDLTRGRITWRKK; encoded by the coding sequence ATGGCCAAAAAAGATGTTATAGAATTAGAAGGTACAGTTGTAGAAGCTTTACCTAACGCTATGTTCAAAGTAAAACTAGAAAATGGACATGAGATATTATGTCACATATCTGGAAAGCTAAGAATGAACTTCATAAGAATCTTGGAAGGCGACAAGGTGAACGTTGAACTTTCTCCATATGACCTTACAAGAGGAAGAATCACTTGGCGTAAGAAGTAG
- the rpmJ gene encoding 50S ribosomal protein L36, which translates to MKVRPSVKPMCEKCKVIKRKGKVMVICENPKHKQKQG; encoded by the coding sequence ATGAAAGTAAGACCATCAGTAAAACCAATGTGCGAAAAGTGCAAGGTTATAAAAAGAAAAGGTAAAGTAATGGTTATCTGTGAAAATCCAAAGCATAAGCAAAAGCAAGGATAA
- the rpsM gene encoding 30S ribosomal protein S13: protein MARIAGVDLPREKRAEIGLTYIYGIGKATANEILAKAEIDPNVRIKDLSEEQVNELRRIIDNDFLVEGDLRREIALNIKRLRDIKCYRGMRHAKGLPLRGQRTKTNARTRKGPRKTVSRKKKK from the coding sequence ATGGCAAGAATAGCTGGGGTAGATTTACCTAGAGAAAAAAGAGCGGAAATAGGCTTAACTTATATATACGGTATAGGGAAAGCAACTGCTAACGAAATATTAGCTAAAGCTGAGATAGATCCTAACGTAAGAATAAAAGACTTATCTGAAGAACAAGTTAACGAATTAAGAAGGATAATAGATAATGATTTCTTAGTTGAAGGTGACTTAAGAAGAGAGATAGCTTTAAATATAAAGAGATTAAGAGATATAAAATGTTACAGAGGTATGAGACATGCTAAAGGTCTTCCACTAAGAGGACAAAGAACTAAGACTAACGCTAGAACTAGAAAAGGTCCTAGAAAAACTGTATCTCGTAAGAAGAAGAAATAA
- the rpsK gene encoding 30S ribosomal protein S11 encodes MAKPKKKVSRVRRRERKNIERGQAHIQSTFNNTIITLTDVHGNAISAASSGQLGFKGSRKATPFASQMAAETAAKAAMEHGLKTVEVFVKGPGSGREAAIRALQATGLEVTMIKDVTPIPHNGCRPPKRRRV; translated from the coding sequence ATGGCTAAACCAAAAAAGAAAGTTTCACGTGTAAGAAGAAGAGAACGTAAAAACATAGAACGTGGTCAAGCTCATATACAATCAACTTTCAACAACACAATAATAACTTTAACTGATGTTCATGGAAATGCTATATCAGCAGCATCTTCAGGACAATTAGGATTCAAAGGATCAAGAAAAGCTACTCCATTTGCTTCTCAAATGGCTGCAGAAACTGCTGCTAAAGCTGCAATGGAACACGGCTTAAAAACTGTTGAAGTATTCGTAAAAGGACCAGGTTCAGGAAGAGAAGCTGCAATAAGAGCTTTACAAGCTACTGGACTAGAAGTAACAATGATAAAAGACGTAACACCAATTCCTCACAATGGATGTAGACCACCAAAGAGAAGAAGAGTGTAA